DNA sequence from the Alkalilimnicola ehrlichii MLHE-1 genome:
ATGGCAGACGTTCCACGGTGCGACGCGGCGCGTCCGCTCTTGGCTACCCTTCAGCGTGTGCTGTGCAGTGTATTGATGCACATATATTTTTTATGGTTAATGCCAAGCCGAAACTTGACACGAGTCACTATAGAACCGGGCAACGACCACTTTACAATAATTTTTAGCTATATTAGGCCTATTGATTAGTCTTTTCCGGCAAATACCGGGTCGGGTCCACCGGCTCGCCGTCCCGGCGCAGCTCGAAGTGCAGCCCGGGGTGGTCGGCCCCCGGGCCGTGCCCCATCTCGGCGATCACCTGGCCCCGGCGCACCTGCTCGCCCTCGCCCACCTGCAAACGCCGGTTGTAGCCATAGGCGGTCAAGTACCGGCTGTCGTGCTTGATGATGACCAGGTTGCCGTAGCCCCGCAGGGCCGAGCCACTGTAGACCACCGAGCCGGCGGCCGCCGCCCGGATGGCGTCGCCCTCACGCCCCCGGATCTCGATCCCCTGCTTGCCGCCGCCCCGATTGAAGGATTTGACCACCTGGCCGGAGACCGGCCAGTCCCAGTCGATATCGCTGGCCGGCGCCTGTTGGCGGACGGGGGATGGGGTTCCGGTGGACCGGCTGTCGCGCCCTGCGGTGGTGCTTCCGGTCGCTGGACGATCGCTGCGGGAAGGGGGGGTGCCGCCCCCGCCGGAGCGACTGGCAACGGCGCCACCACTGCGGCCGCCGGCGCCCGGCGGGTTGAGCCGCAAGCGCTGACCTGCGTAGATACGGTCGGGGGATTCGAGGTTATTCCAGCGGGCCACGTCGCGGTAGTCCAGGCCGTGGCGCCAGGAGATGGCGTACAGCGTGTCACCGGGGCGGACCTCGTAGTGATAGACCCGGCTGCTCCCGTCGCCCGTGAACGACGGCCAGGAGAAAGTGGTACAGCCCGCCAGCGAAACCGCCACCAGGGCCACCCACGCCAGCCGGATCAGCCCGTTCATAGCACTTGATAGATCACATAACCGAAAACCAATAGTGCTACTGTCGCCCAACCCAGTCGATCGATCCAGGCCCGAAGCAGTGGCTCGACCTTGGGTCCGCCCCAACTGACCAGACCCGCCACGGCAAAGAAGCGCGAACCGCGCCCAACCAGCGAGGCAACGATGAAGGGCAGCAGACCAACACCCATGGCGCCGGCGGCGATGGTAAAGACCTTGTAAGGGATGGGCGAGAAACCGGCCAGCAGGACCACCCAGAAGCCCCAGTCGGCGAACCAGTCCCGAGCCTGTTGATAGGCGTCGTACTGCCCCGCGGTCTGAATCCAGGGCTCCACCAGTGACAACGCGAAGTAGCCGATGAAATAGCCCAGCACCCCGCCCGCCACCGAGGCCAGAGTCGTCACCGTGGCGTACCACATCGCCCGCTGCGGGCGGGCCAGGCTCATCGGCGCCAGCATCACGTCGGGCGGTATCGGAAAGAAGGAGGACTCGGCGAAGCTCAGGGTACCCAGGTACCAGGGGGCGCGCGGGTGGCCGGCCCAGAGCAGCATGCGGACGTAGAGCCAGGAGAAGGGATGCATCAACGGCACCCACCCAGCAGCGGGACGAAGCTGACCGAGGCGACGTGGCGACGGCGCAGCTCCCCATCCACGCGCTCGATCAACACCAGCTCCTGGGGCCGGCCGGCCCCGCCCAGGGGCGCCACCAGCCGTCCACCCTCGTCCAGCTGGTCCCATAAGGGGTCGGGCACCTCCTC
Encoded proteins:
- a CDS encoding YqaA family protein, translating into MHPFSWLYVRMLLWAGHPRAPWYLGTLSFAESSFFPIPPDVMLAPMSLARPQRAMWYATVTTLASVAGGVLGYFIGYFALSLVEPWIQTAGQYDAYQQARDWFADWGFWVVLLAGFSPIPYKVFTIAAGAMGVGLLPFIVASLVGRGSRFFAVAGLVSWGGPKVEPLLRAWIDRLGWATVALLVFGYVIYQVL
- a CDS encoding peptidoglycan DD-metalloendopeptidase family protein, which gives rise to MNGLIRLAWVALVAVSLAGCTTFSWPSFTGDGSSRVYHYEVRPGDTLYAISWRHGLDYRDVARWNNLESPDRIYAGQRLRLNPPGAGGRSGGAVASRSGGGGTPPSRSDRPATGSTTAGRDSRSTGTPSPVRQQAPASDIDWDWPVSGQVVKSFNRGGGKQGIEIRGREGDAIRAAAAGSVVYSGSALRGYGNLVIIKHDSRYLTAYGYNRRLQVGEGEQVRRGQVIAEMGHGPGADHPGLHFELRRDGEPVDPTRYLPEKTNQ